Proteins co-encoded in one Arachis hypogaea cultivar Tifrunner chromosome 11, arahy.Tifrunner.gnm2.J5K5, whole genome shotgun sequence genomic window:
- the LOC112723399 gene encoding class V chitinase isoform X1, translating to MGIKKIAIASFTTIVVLLFQQSWLAWGQVKGGYWYYDSGVDASSIDSSLYTHLYCAFAALDANTFQATLPSNVFSTFTQTVKRRNPNVNTFLSVGGGFGRNLSLRFSAMASQSSTRKAFIDSTIQLARSNGFGGVDLDWEYPSSDADRNNLALLLQEWQAANQEDSRNTGRASLLLTAAVAGSNQISSLQYYPIAAINDYTDWLNLMVYDLFIPEQYRSSTQPPAPLYNPGGVFSADEGVSSWIGLGIAANRLTFGLPFYGYAWNLVNPNNNGLFAPAAGPAQSSTGSMTYRQIRDFINNQRPQQVYHSAYVTNYCYSGNTWIGYDDTQSVSAKIRYAKGRGMVGYFSWQVSGDDTSSTLATTAYNTWDSSLRGEQQGSAQRLTEAK from the exons ATGGGCATAAAAAAGATAGCAATAGCGAGTTTCACAACCATTGTTGTGTTGTTATTCCAGCAAAGTTGGTTAGCATGGGGACAAGTTAAGGGAGGTTACTGGTACTATGACAGTGGGGTGGATGCTTCATCTATTGACTCATCCCTCTACACTCACCTCTACTGTGCTTTCGCCGCCCTTGATGCCAACACCTTCCAAGCCACCTTACCCTCCAATGTCTTCTCTACCTTCACTCAGACCGTCAAGCGCCGGAACCCTAACGTCAACACCTTTCTCTCCGTTGGCGGAGGCTTCGGCCGCAACTTGTCCCTTCGCTTCTCCGCCATGGCCAGCCAAAGCAGCACCCGCAAGGCCTTTATAGACTCCACCATCCAGCTAGCCAGATCCAACGGCTTCGGAGGCGTGGATCTCGACTGGGAGTACCCTTCCTCCGACGCCGACAGGAACAACTTAGCTCTCCTCCTCCAAGAATGGCAAGCAGCTAATCAAGAAGATTCTAGAAACACCGGGAGAGCTTCGTTGCTTTTGACAGCTGCCGTTGCTGGATCTAACCAGATATCTTCGTTGCAGTATTACCCTATCGCCGCCATTAACGACTACACGGACTGGTTGAACCTTATGGTGTACGATCTGTTCATTCCGGAACAGTATCGTTCTTCGACACAGCCACCTGCACCGTTGTACAACCCTGGAGGAGTGTTCAGTGCAGATGAAGGGGTTTCGTCGTGGATTGGACTCGGAATTGCCGCTAATAGGTTGACTTTTGGGTTGCCGTTTTATGGATATGCATGGAATTTGGTGAACCCTAATAATAATGGATTGTTTGCTCCTGCTGCTGGTCCTGCTCAAAGTTCCACCGGGAGCATGACGTATAGGCAGATTAGAGATTTCATAAACAATCAAAGGCCACaacaagtgtatcactcagcttATGTGACTAATTATTGTTATTCTGGGAATACCTGGATTGGTTATGATGATACTCAGAGTGTCTCTGCTAAGATCAGATACGCCAAGGGCAGAGGAATGGTTGGATATTTTTCATGGCAGGTTAGTGGGGATGACACCTCTTCCACCCTTGCTACAACCG CTTATAATACTTGGGATAGCAGCTTACGCGGAGAGCAACAGGGTTCAGCTCAGAGGTTGACAGAAGCTAAATAA
- the LOC112723399 gene encoding class V chitinase isoform X2: MGIKKIAIASFTTIVVLLFQQSWLAWGQVKGGYWYYDSGVDASSIDSSLYTHLYCAFAALDANTFQATLPSNVFSTFTQTVKRRNPNVNTFLSVGGGFGRNLSLRFSAMASQSSTRKAFIDSTIQLARSNGFGGVDLDWEYPSSDADRNNLALLLQEWQAANQEDSRNTGRASLLLTAAVAGSNQISSLQYYPIAAINDYTDWLNLMVYDLFIPEQYRSSTQPPAPLYNPGGVFSADEGVSSWIGLGIAANRLTFGLPFYGYAWNLVNPNNNGLFAPAAGPAQSSTGSMTYRQIRDFINNQRPQQVYHSAYVTNYCYSGNTWIGYDDTQSVSAKIRYAKGRGMVGYFSWQLIILGIAAYAESNRVQLRG; the protein is encoded by the exons ATGGGCATAAAAAAGATAGCAATAGCGAGTTTCACAACCATTGTTGTGTTGTTATTCCAGCAAAGTTGGTTAGCATGGGGACAAGTTAAGGGAGGTTACTGGTACTATGACAGTGGGGTGGATGCTTCATCTATTGACTCATCCCTCTACACTCACCTCTACTGTGCTTTCGCCGCCCTTGATGCCAACACCTTCCAAGCCACCTTACCCTCCAATGTCTTCTCTACCTTCACTCAGACCGTCAAGCGCCGGAACCCTAACGTCAACACCTTTCTCTCCGTTGGCGGAGGCTTCGGCCGCAACTTGTCCCTTCGCTTCTCCGCCATGGCCAGCCAAAGCAGCACCCGCAAGGCCTTTATAGACTCCACCATCCAGCTAGCCAGATCCAACGGCTTCGGAGGCGTGGATCTCGACTGGGAGTACCCTTCCTCCGACGCCGACAGGAACAACTTAGCTCTCCTCCTCCAAGAATGGCAAGCAGCTAATCAAGAAGATTCTAGAAACACCGGGAGAGCTTCGTTGCTTTTGACAGCTGCCGTTGCTGGATCTAACCAGATATCTTCGTTGCAGTATTACCCTATCGCCGCCATTAACGACTACACGGACTGGTTGAACCTTATGGTGTACGATCTGTTCATTCCGGAACAGTATCGTTCTTCGACACAGCCACCTGCACCGTTGTACAACCCTGGAGGAGTGTTCAGTGCAGATGAAGGGGTTTCGTCGTGGATTGGACTCGGAATTGCCGCTAATAGGTTGACTTTTGGGTTGCCGTTTTATGGATATGCATGGAATTTGGTGAACCCTAATAATAATGGATTGTTTGCTCCTGCTGCTGGTCCTGCTCAAAGTTCCACCGGGAGCATGACGTATAGGCAGATTAGAGATTTCATAAACAATCAAAGGCCACaacaagtgtatcactcagcttATGTGACTAATTATTGTTATTCTGGGAATACCTGGATTGGTTATGATGATACTCAGAGTGTCTCTGCTAAGATCAGATACGCCAAGGGCAGAGGAATGGTTGGATATTTTTCATGGCAG CTTATAATACTTGGGATAGCAGCTTACGCGGAGAGCAACAGGGTTCAGCTCAGAGGTTGA